From a region of the Mytilus galloprovincialis chromosome 3, xbMytGall1.hap1.1, whole genome shotgun sequence genome:
- the LOC143068968 gene encoding cytoplasmic dynein 2 light intermediate chain 1-like, producing the protein MSKGLEKSLWDVAIQESNESKAEGATGEESSVFIVGAKNSGKTSIVLRFLDRDEAPKPTVALEYTFGRRAKGHNIAKDVGHIWELGGGTWLSKLMDVPLNPSSLSHTAVAIVIDLSKPKEIWYNLETLLNSAKSRLNTVIEELKSEDPGIKDTLTKQAWERVGADHPDKNLMNPFLVPLIIIGGKYDLFQEFGSEERKVICKTLRFLAHTHGATLQFFSIKQETLVTKMKGLLSSNLFGTTANKTLQTDHNKPIMAPAGLDSLQQIGSPPLSEKDIGRISAKNPIELWKHAFAGFFPPESTSNPAIVDDPSKDPQYSEPNIDSLRSQKDEELERYRRLCERKAREAQRSYGKAYA; encoded by the exons ATGTCAAAAGG ACTAGAAAAATCTTTATGGGATGTTGCAATACAGGAATCAAATGAAAGTAAAG ctgAAGGTGCTACTGGAGAAGAATCATCAGTGTTTATTGTAGGAGCAAAAAATTCA GGAAAGACTTCCATAGTTCTTCGTTTCTTAGACag agaTGAAGCACCAAAACCAACTGTAGCTCTAGAATACACATTTGGACGTAGAGCAAAAGGACATAATATT GCAAAAGATGTTGGACATATATGGGAGCTTGGAGGAGGAACATGGTTGTCTAAACTAATGGATGTCCCACTTAATCCATCGTCACTAAG TCACACAGCAGTAGCTATTGTAATTGATCTGTCCAAACCTAAAGAGATATGGTACAACTTAGAAACACTCTTGAACTCAGCAAAGTCTAGATTAAATACAGTTATAGAGGAACTGAAATCTGAGGATCCGGGTATCAAAGATACATTAACAAAACAAGCTTGGGAAAGAGTAGGGGCAGACCATCCA gataaaaacTTGATGAACCCCTTCTTGGTACCTCTGATTATTATTGGTGGAAAATATGACTTATTTCAG gagTTTGGTTCAGAAGAGAGAAAAGTGATCTGTAAAACACTTAGGTTTTTAGCCCACACTCATGGAGCTACATTGCAA tttttcaGTATAAAACAGGAAACATTAGTTACAAAAATGAAAGGACTACTAAGTAGTAATCTGTTTGGCACAACAGCAAA CAAAACATTACAGACAGACCACAATAAACCAATAATGGCACCTGCTGGGTTAGATTCATTACAACAAATAG GTTCACCACCATTGTCAGAGAAAGATATTGGTAGAATTAGTGCAAA GAATCCAATAGAATTATGGAAGCATGCTTTTGCTGGATTCTTCCCACCAGAG AGCACATCAAATCCAGCTATAGTAGATGATCCATCAAAAGATCCACAATATTCAGAACCCAATATAGATTCCCTCAGATCTCAGAAAGATGAG GAATTGGAGAGATATCGACGATTGTGTGAAAGGAAAGCGCGGGAAGCACAAAGATCCTATGGAAAAGCATATGCTTAG